Proteins encoded in a region of the Candidatus Methylomirabilota bacterium genome:
- a CDS encoding RraA family protein, which yields MDIRAFAKLAPTAYADVLTRDRVMDPAIRPLWAPMPRLCGPAYPVACPAGDNLMLHVAIHRAPAGVVIVCAAGDSNWAMAGGNVCAHAQQRGIAGFVVDGVIRDLAETRERGFPVFARGVIPIPGVRKVKGLIDVPVVCGGVTVAPGDVVVADEEGIVVLPKGQAEALLAQASQRAEKDEKTSLEDWVKAHKTRIDEAVLRLGI from the coding sequence TACGCCGACGTGCTCACGCGCGACCGCGTGATGGACCCCGCGATCCGCCCGCTCTGGGCGCCGATGCCGCGGCTCTGCGGTCCCGCGTATCCCGTCGCGTGTCCCGCCGGCGACAACCTGATGCTCCACGTCGCGATCCACCGGGCGCCCGCGGGCGTCGTGATCGTGTGCGCCGCGGGCGACTCGAACTGGGCGATGGCGGGCGGCAACGTGTGCGCCCACGCCCAGCAGCGCGGCATCGCCGGCTTCGTGGTGGACGGCGTCATCCGCGACCTCGCCGAGACGCGCGAGCGCGGCTTCCCGGTGTTCGCCCGCGGCGTGATCCCGATCCCCGGCGTGCGCAAGGTGAAGGGGCTGATCGACGTCCCCGTGGTGTGCGGCGGCGTCACGGTCGCGCCGGGCGACGTCGTCGTCGCCGACGAGGAGGGGATCGTGGTCCTGCCGAAGGGCCAGGCGGAGGCGCTCCTCGCCCAGGCGTCGCAGCGCGCGGAGAAGGACGAGAAGACGTCGCTCGAGGACTGGGTGAAGGCGCACAAGACGCGGATCGACGAGGCGGTGCTCCGCCTCGGGATCTAG